CTTCATTTCTTGTAACGGACCATAGCGGGCACCATTCAATAAAAGCATTCTCATCCAGAGGGAGCGGCACGATGTTAAAGAAGCTTTCGCGGTCGTTCCACAATTTCATATCCGCAACCTGCTTTTGGCTGAAAAGCATGCAGTCATTGGGATGAATGGCCATAGCACCCAGTGCTTTAAAACTAGTAAGCCGGCGTGGCTCGTCTCCTCTGTAAACCCCTGAGTAACGTTCAATCGCTTCACCGATTGCGCTTACCTTGGCTTGAATCTCTGTTACGCCTTTGCCGCAACTGTTGCTTCGCAAATTCTTTCTTAATGTTTGAAGGGTATTGGTTTTTATCGCCATATTCTGGCCGGAAATAAATACGTGCTGCAGTACGTCATCTCCGTTGGTAATACGTTCCAGTTTATTCACAATGCCAGTAATCGGGCTGATAAGATGTTTAAACCGATGGTAGGTCTCTTCTGCCGTTACGGAACGGTGACCGCCATCGATAAAACTTTTCGGACTTGACTGAAATTCGATCCTAACCGGCATTCTATCTGTATCAGATGTACCACATACCCTACATTGCGGTCTCCGTACCACAACATGTTTATTGGTTTCCATCGTTCCGTAATGAATGCTCATTATTTTATTTTCGAATTGCTCGTTATTTCCGAGGACAATAAATTTCAGGAGCTCGGTCAATGCAGTACTGAGGCTTGTATCAATTGTTGACGGTAAGCTGCTGGCTGCAACCAACGGGGTATTGATCTTCCCTGTTTCTCTAAGGTAAACTTCAACATCTCGGTTGGCAATAAGGCGTTGCATCAAACAGTCGAAACACGCGGTCTTGCCGGGTATAAATATGGGGCCAAGCCACACCTCTATCCCGTTAGGTTTGCAAATTAGAAAAGGAATGTTTTGATACCATAGGTCTCTCGCTTTTTCAGGCACGCCATCCTGAAGGTAGTCGTCCGTTAAAATGACGGCAATGTTTTCAGCCTCCTGAACCACAGAAAGCCCCCCGGCATCCATCTGCCGGATAAAATTGCTGCTTTCAGCCGTACCATAAGTATAGATACGGACACGAGCCTCTTTCTTATTTTTATGAACTACAGCCTCTTCTACCCCGAGGGAGCTCCAAAATGCAGATTCGGCCACACTTAATGTATTCCTGGCTTCAAAAATATATTTTTTCTCTTCCAATACGGACAGTACATATAAAACCTGCTGTATATCTACCACCCCATTGAGATGCTGAATGATATCGTCCACACTTTTGTCACCGTTAAGATGCTTCGCTACATGGATCAGCGACCTTCCGGTCAATAATTGCTGGCCGAATTCGGAACTGAGAATAAGCTTGTCTTCTTCGACAACAATAGGGTGTATATGATCTTTAAATTTCGGGTTACGCATGTTGATCTTGTTTTATCAGGATACATCATTTTTCATGATAGGACAGCTGATTCCCTGACAGCATATGGCTTTTCAGAAATCCTGCCCGATCACAAGGGATTAATCCGTTATAACGGGAACCGGATAACCGGGCTCCCGCTACACCGGACCTTTTGGAATAATACCATTTTATCTTTGAAATTTTCTTTACATTATTCAACCCCTGAGGGGTTATAACATCATTGAATACGCATTCATCGGATTTCACCCGACGCTACTGATATTTAACCCCCTTCAGGATTTATAAAGGTAAATTCAGAAAGAAAACAGTATAAGTTCTTCTATACCGGCTCAGTTATTTTTGCACGGTATGATGTCTACTCAAAAGTGTACTAGCTACAAGAATTTGTAGATGCGCTCGATACACAACTTACACAAGACGGTACCGTAACACAGGTACTTGATGTGCTCTGGCAGCTGGCAGCAGCAGCCGTCGCAAGGGATTCATCTTTAATTTCTTCGTTAACCTGCGGCAAAAGCAGATAAACATCTGTACTCGTGCTGTTTGGGATTTCTGAGTTGGCCGGAGCACCCACGATAACATGGATATTTAATCCGTCCGGGATTTCCATACCCGCGTCAGAAAGTACTCTGTTCGGGTTGTTTACATACTCTCTTGCAAAATCCGGATTTGCCTGGGCTTTTGCTGTCACTTCGCTAATGACTCTTACTGCTTGGTTTTCCATTGTTTTAATTTTTTAGTTAGAAATTTGTGATTGTGAAATTCCACACACTAAAGGTACCCTGAATACAGAGCCTGAATGTGCGTAAAAACACTGGTTTTAAAAAATGGGTATTTATACTGCAAGTCTCTATTTTTGACAACCTTAACATTTTTTGAACCGAAAAAAAAATACACAAGCCAGACGGTAGAAGCTTTGCCCGATATTTTTATTAGCTGATTATCATTTTTAAGTAAAAAACTTTTTACCATGGATTTCTTAACCTACATCAAGCTCATTTATTCTGATAATTCATAAATTGAAGGATAATAAAAAATCATTACAATGGAAATAACAGCTGCACTAGTAAAAGAAAAAGGCGGAAAATTTGAATTGGAAAAAATAACTCTTGATGAACCAAGAGCAGATGAAGTTTTAGTAAAAATTATCGCTACCGGAACCTGTCATACCGATATGGCAGCAAGGGATCAACAAACAGGGGCAACGCCCTTTCCTATTGTTTTAGGACACGAAGGGGCCGGTATTATAGAAAAAGTTGGTGAAGGTGTCACTCATCTTAAACCCGGAGACCATGTTGTGTTGACATTTGGTTTTTGTGGAGAGTGTTATACCTGTCAGCACGGTAAGCCTACGTATTGCGAGAATTTCCCCGCACTTAATTTCGGAGGCGCCCGTTTAGATGGTTCCCATAGCCACC
The sequence above is a segment of the Chryseobacterium sp. MYb264 genome. Coding sequences within it:
- a CDS encoding TOMM precursor leader peptide-binding protein, with the translated sequence MRNPKFKDHIHPIVVEEDKLILSSEFGQQLLTGRSLIHVAKHLNGDKSVDDIIQHLNGVVDIQQVLYVLSVLEEKKYIFEARNTLSVAESAFWSSLGVEEAVVHKNKKEARVRIYTYGTAESSNFIRQMDAGGLSVVQEAENIAVILTDDYLQDGVPEKARDLWYQNIPFLICKPNGIEVWLGPIFIPGKTACFDCLMQRLIANRDVEVYLRETGKINTPLVAASSLPSTIDTSLSTALTELLKFIVLGNNEQFENKIMSIHYGTMETNKHVVVRRPQCRVCGTSDTDRMPVRIEFQSSPKSFIDGGHRSVTAEETYHRFKHLISPITGIVNKLERITNGDDVLQHVFISGQNMAIKTNTLQTLRKNLRSNSCGKGVTEIQAKVSAIGEAIERYSGVYRGDEPRRLTSFKALGAMAIHPNDCMLFSQKQVADMKLWNDRESFFNIVPLPLDENAFIEWCPLWSVTRNEVVYLPAAYCYYSHPDNGGEHFFCAPDSNGCAAGNTLEEAVLQGFLELIERDSVAIWWYNRLKRPELDLESFNDDYAIKLRDYHKSRNRDMWVLDLTGDSGIPTFIAISARNDRNIFQDIVFAPAAHLDPSIALRRALTELNQMMPSMDESLPPGQYRYDDPETVHWWQTANLENQPYLSPDMQCPKRTVESFRVPRFTDIKDDLDYCVEIVKEMGLEMHILDQTRPDIGLYVVKVVVPGLRHFWARYADGRIYDVPVKMGWLPASLNESELNPISIFI
- a CDS encoding alcohol dehydrogenase catalytic domain-containing protein; translated protein: MEITAALVKEKGGKFELEKITLDEPRADEVLVKIIATGTCHTDMAARDQQTGATPFPIVLGHEGAGIIEKVGEGVTHLKPGDHVVLTFGFCGECYTCQHGKPTYCENFPALNFGGARLDGSHSHHHNEDAIFDNFFSQSSFATYAIANKKKCD